The DNA segment CCTTTGGGAGCTAAGAAGAGAATTACCCTTGGATACTCAGGATCTGCTTCTTCTTCTCTCAACTCTACAAGAACTTACCTTGCCAGTCAATATGCTAAGGATGCTTCCGGCGATGAAAGTGGTATCATAGACACCCTTTCTTCCATCAATGGAAAAGAAACGAAATTAAAATTGCCATTGACGCATAGCTTTGGATTTACAATTCAGAGAGATAATAAATGGATGTTTGGTGCCGATTATAGAATGGGTGGCTGGAAAAAATTAGCCATTGATGGTGTAAATCAAGGATTGCAAGATAGCTGGGGTGTTTCTGCCGGTGGACAATATACACCTGACATTACTTCTATTGGGAGTTACTTTAAGCGTGTAGACTATCGTTTGGGTTTCATGTACGACAAAACTTATATCCAGACTGCAGGTCAGGACATTAAACAACAGGCAATTACTTTTGGATTAGGTTTGCCCTTGTCGTCCGACAGGTATTCAGTTTACAAAATGAACTTTACGACAGAGATCGGAAGAAGGGGAACATTGACGAACGGCCTTGTAAAAGAGAATTATATCAACTTCCATCTTGGCTTTACGCTTAACGATACCTGGTTTATTAAACACAAACTTTATTAATGAGCTCCGGGCTTAAACCCGGAACCATTTTAAAATATCATGATCATGAAATCCCGGGCTATAACACTATCTGGAATCGCTGTACTTTGCTTATTCCAGCTCTGTTTAAGCTCCTGCGGAGAGGATGACCTGAAAAAAGCAGCGCCACTTTCCGCGAAGGATAAACTCATCCTGAACAGGGACCGTACCACGGATGTGAATATCACTTACAGTGATTCGGCCATGGTAAAAGCAACGGCAACGGCTCCGATCATGGATAAGATTACCCCCAAAAATGGTGCGGTATATCAGGAGATGCCGGAAGGCGTGAGAATCAAATTTCTAAACGAACAGCAAGGCGTCAAGGGCTCGGTAACTTCCGATTATGCGATTCAGCGGGAATCGGAAAAACTGGTGATCTTTAGACGGAATGTGATCGTGGTGAACGAAGAGTTAACCTTCAATACCGAAGAGCTGACCTGGGACCAAAATAAGCGGATGTTTTTCTCTCCAACAGGAGTGGTGACCAAGCCGGATGGGACCGTGATTAATGCAAAAAACTTCAGTGCAACGGAAGATTTCAGCATTTTTAAGTTCGAACAAGGTTTTGGAGAGACTTATCTGGACAAAAAATTCGGGGAATAACCGAGGGACTCAAAAGGCCATATTTCCTTAATTTTTAAATACTTAATCAAAAACAATTTAATATTTTCTTTTTTTCGCAAAAGTTGTATCTTGCGCCCTCTTAAAAAAG comes from the Pedobacter sp. FW305-3-2-15-E-R2A2 genome and includes:
- the lptC gene encoding LPS export ABC transporter periplasmic protein LptC — its product is MIMKSRAITLSGIAVLCLFQLCLSSCGEDDLKKAAPLSAKDKLILNRDRTTDVNITYSDSAMVKATATAPIMDKITPKNGAVYQEMPEGVRIKFLNEQQGVKGSVTSDYAIQRESEKLVIFRRNVIVVNEELTFNTEELTWDQNKRMFFSPTGVVTKPDGTVINAKNFSATEDFSIFKFEQGFGETYLDKKFGE